In Actinomycetota bacterium, the following are encoded in one genomic region:
- a CDS encoding ATP-binding protein produces MALSNRDRIDRGLQALVLGVRPFVDQHMGAAAKGADWVALLTARDAAKHGTVKKNSPDDPRFLLKILTEEWRAFGQELSRVDQSYASELRDVGNRLAHGESFSADDTTRALDTIERLLTSVGAPDQADAVRTLRLDHQRDVFEAQTKKTVRAAVGTVNTPGTGLKPWREVITPHPDVTAGQFNAAEFAADLHQVSTGETTQQEYADPREFFARTYLTEGLKDLLGRAVQRLSGDLNASPVVNLQTNFGGGKTHSMLAVYHLVAGLPASAYPQPVQEIVGPVKLDELNVRRVTLVGTHLAPNQPRVKEDGTAVRTLWGELAWQLGGRTAYDVVADADRSGTPPGDALTGLLREHAPVLILIDEWVAYARGLSDDEDLAGGRFDNQFTFAQHLTEAVSAIPGAMLLVSIPASDTLDAGGGGSAIEVGGERGRRALMALQNVVGRKADHWRPASSIESFEIVRRRLFAEPDAAARTEIAAVARQVVQFYREHHGQFPREAEESAYEDRLKAAYPIHPELFDRLYHDWSTLERFQRTRGVLRLMSIVIHELWRSGDASPLITPGTIPLHAPLVASELTNYLPDAWRPIIDSDIDGEGSDAVRIDASRPGTFGARSLTRRIARTIFLDTAATLNSDHRGVERPRIWLGVAIPGDTLGNFGSALELLSQESTYLYSEAARYWFSTAASVTRTAADIADRLREEPEAVWKEILDRVKVLVRDRGGFAGVHVGPVSSADVPDLEEVRLVVVHPRMRHAKNEKESEALRFARDATLRVGSAQRRNRNMVVFVAADGQRYEELDSAVRAFLSWKQIADQATEMDLTPSQKAQADSRRRQADEDARNRLAATYTWTFVPTQDPQSPPEVAVVPVKDGQGGLAERVTTKLVREGLLATTYGAFSARMALDGPLSTAWAAGHVSVGELWSLYTQYPYLDRLRDRSVLESALLSPPILWEQEGFAWAASVDDGGRYVGLVLPSDETVPSSLPDSWLVVKPGRALRQRAADKAAADNTVADPIGLSGSDDTADGLEVAGLSAAAEAEPGRSLSVSRFFGSVGVDPERYNRDFARVGQEILQHLAAVPGVELTVTIEIHATATEGFSPETVRVVGENATTLKFKASGFDD; encoded by the coding sequence GTGGCGCTGAGCAACCGGGACAGGATCGATCGTGGGCTTCAGGCGCTCGTCCTCGGGGTGCGGCCGTTCGTCGACCAGCACATGGGCGCCGCCGCCAAAGGCGCCGACTGGGTCGCGCTGCTCACTGCTCGCGACGCCGCGAAGCACGGCACGGTCAAGAAGAACTCACCGGACGACCCGCGCTTCCTCCTGAAGATCTTGACCGAAGAATGGCGCGCCTTCGGCCAGGAACTCTCGCGCGTCGACCAGTCCTATGCCTCCGAGTTGCGCGACGTCGGCAATCGGCTCGCCCACGGCGAGTCGTTCAGCGCGGACGACACCACCCGCGCACTGGACACCATCGAGCGGTTGCTTACGTCGGTGGGCGCGCCCGACCAGGCCGACGCCGTCCGGACATTGCGGCTGGACCATCAGCGCGACGTCTTCGAGGCGCAGACCAAGAAGACCGTGCGCGCCGCAGTCGGCACCGTCAACACGCCCGGGACCGGCCTGAAGCCGTGGCGCGAGGTCATCACGCCGCATCCCGACGTCACAGCGGGACAGTTCAACGCCGCCGAGTTCGCCGCCGACCTGCATCAGGTATCGACGGGGGAGACGACACAGCAGGAGTACGCCGATCCGCGGGAGTTCTTCGCGCGCACGTACCTCACCGAAGGGCTCAAGGACCTGCTCGGGCGGGCGGTCCAGCGGTTGAGCGGTGACCTCAACGCGTCCCCGGTTGTCAATCTGCAGACCAACTTCGGTGGCGGCAAGACCCACTCGATGCTCGCCGTCTACCACCTGGTGGCCGGCCTGCCGGCCAGTGCCTATCCGCAGCCGGTCCAGGAAATCGTCGGGCCGGTGAAACTCGACGAACTCAACGTCCGGCGGGTGACCCTTGTCGGGACGCATCTCGCCCCGAACCAGCCACGGGTCAAGGAGGACGGCACTGCCGTTCGTACCCTTTGGGGAGAGCTCGCCTGGCAGCTCGGCGGACGTACGGCGTACGACGTCGTCGCCGACGCTGACCGGTCGGGAACTCCGCCGGGAGATGCACTGACCGGGCTGCTGCGCGAGCACGCACCGGTGCTCATCCTTATCGACGAGTGGGTGGCCTACGCCCGGGGACTCAGCGATGACGAGGATCTCGCCGGCGGGCGTTTCGACAACCAGTTCACGTTCGCCCAGCACCTGACCGAGGCGGTCAGCGCGATCCCCGGAGCGATGCTGCTGGTCTCTATCCCGGCGTCTGACACCTTGGACGCTGGCGGTGGCGGGTCGGCGATCGAGGTCGGTGGTGAGCGGGGTCGTCGCGCCCTCATGGCGCTGCAGAACGTGGTCGGCCGCAAGGCCGACCACTGGCGGCCGGCGAGCAGCATCGAGTCGTTCGAGATTGTCCGACGCCGGTTGTTCGCCGAGCCCGATGCCGCGGCGCGCACGGAGATCGCTGCGGTCGCGCGGCAGGTCGTCCAGTTCTACCGGGAGCACCACGGTCAGTTCCCCCGCGAGGCCGAGGAGTCGGCGTACGAGGACCGCCTCAAAGCGGCCTACCCCATCCACCCCGAGCTCTTCGACCGCCTCTACCACGACTGGTCGACGCTCGAACGGTTCCAGCGAACGCGGGGCGTGCTGCGGCTCATGTCGATCGTCATCCACGAGCTGTGGCGGTCCGGCGACGCGAGCCCGCTCATCACCCCGGGCACGATCCCGTTGCACGCGCCGCTTGTGGCCAGCGAGCTGACCAACTATTTGCCGGATGCGTGGCGCCCGATCATCGACAGCGACATCGACGGCGAGGGCTCCGATGCCGTGCGGATCGATGCGAGTCGCCCCGGCACGTTCGGCGCCCGGTCATTGACCCGCCGGATCGCTCGGACGATCTTCCTCGACACGGCGGCCACGCTGAACAGCGACCACCGCGGCGTGGAGCGACCGCGGATCTGGCTCGGGGTCGCGATCCCGGGTGACACGCTCGGCAACTTCGGCTCCGCGCTGGAACTGCTCAGTCAGGAGTCGACGTACCTGTACTCCGAAGCAGCGCGTTACTGGTTCTCAACCGCGGCGTCGGTCACCCGCACCGCCGCCGACATTGCCGACCGGCTTCGTGAGGAGCCCGAGGCGGTGTGGAAGGAGATCCTCGATCGGGTGAAGGTGCTCGTCCGTGACCGGGGTGGATTCGCCGGTGTCCACGTGGGCCCGGTGTCGTCGGCGGACGTTCCGGACCTGGAGGAGGTGCGGCTTGTCGTCGTACACCCCCGGATGCGCCACGCGAAGAACGAGAAGGAGTCCGAGGCGCTCCGCTTCGCCCGCGATGCCACGTTGCGAGTCGGATCCGCACAGCGGCGCAACCGGAACATGGTCGTCTTCGTCGCTGCCGACGGGCAGCGGTACGAGGAGCTCGACAGTGCGGTCCGGGCCTTCCTGTCCTGGAAGCAGATTGCCGACCAGGCCACGGAAATGGACCTGACGCCCAGCCAGAAGGCCCAGGCCGATAGTCGTCGGCGGCAGGCTGACGAGGATGCCAGGAACCGACTGGCGGCGACGTACACGTGGACCTTCGTCCCGACGCAGGATCCACAGTCGCCACCTGAGGTCGCAGTGGTACCGGTGAAGGACGGCCAGGGCGGTCTGGCCGAGCGGGTGACCACCAAGCTCGTACGGGAAGGTCTGCTGGCAACGACTTACGGTGCCTTCTCGGCGCGGATGGCGCTCGATGGGCCGCTGAGCACGGCTTGGGCAGCGGGTCACGTCTCCGTGGGGGAGCTGTGGTCGCTCTATACGCAGTATCCGTATCTGGACCGCCTTCGCGATCGGTCCGTCCTGGAGTCGGCTCTGCTCAGTCCGCCGATTCTGTGGGAACAGGAAGGCTTCGCCTGGGCCGCTTCGGTGGATGACGGTGGACGGTACGTCGGGCTGGTCCTGCCCAGTGACGAGACCGTACCGAGCTCATTGCCGGATTCCTGGCTTGTCGTGAAGCCAGGGCGGGCCTTGCGGCAGCGAGCAGCGGACAAGGCAGCTGCGGACAACACCGTCGCCGATCCGATAGGGCTGTCCGGCTCCGATGACACCGCGGACGGGCTTGAGGTGGCGGGACTCTCGGCAGCCGCCGAGGCCGAGCCGGGACGCTCGCTCTCGGTCAGTCGTTTCTTTGGCTCCGTCGGCGTCGATCCTGAGCGATACAACCGGGACTTCGCCCGCGTGGGGCAGGAGATCTTGCAGCACCTCGCTGCTGTCCCGGGAGTTGAGCTGACGGTCACGATCGAGATCCACGCCACGGCGACCGAGGGCTTCAGCCCTGAGACAGTCCGCGTTGTGGGGGAAAATGCAACGACCTTGAAGTTCAAGGCAAGCGGATTCGATGACTAA
- a CDS encoding DUF3883 domain-containing protein, translating to MDAESPIERALAAALENLVPGVRAAGVATAGVVDIVAARWVGTQFLEVTYRDGHGDVGQAMLGRDDEPRLRLESAGTTRAFDADGALWRLAAEALRIRYAALFDPMVAVSTSELEALPHQLTAVYGELLPRSPLRFLLADDPGAGKTIMAGLYIKELRLRGDLARCLIVAPGSLVDQWQDELHDKFGLDFEVLTRPMIDATTLGSNVFDQHPLLIARMDQLSRNDDLRGQLDGSDWDLVVVDEAHRMSAHYFGNELTTTKRYELGRSLGRVTRHLLLMTATPHSGKQEDFQLFLALLDGDRFEGRFRDGLHSAQPGDLMRRMVKEELLTMDGRPLFPERRASTVPYELSAAEKELYDVVTAYVREEMGRADALGEGDRRRTNVGFALTVLQRRLASSPEAILRSLQRRRDRLGRQLQTIDRDGSTAAAPLRDRLAEMLGRDVGRIDDALEDMTAEEVEQVEDTVTDAATAARTRTELQHEIGVLDDLIEVARRVRQSDTDRKWTELRTILLDEAMVTDSAGTPRKIIVFTEHKDTLNYLVDRIGTLLGDDRTVVAIHGGVRREDRRTAQELFTSDPQVRILVATDAAGEGLNLQRAHLMVNYDLPWNPNKIEQRFGRIHRIGQTEVCHLWNLVARDTREGDVFLRLLAKVDEQREAYGGKVFDVLGDAFEGRPLRELLIEAIRYGDLPETREHLNRVIDASVNEGIEALLAERALEHDVLAQSDPDEVRRRVEEAQARRLQPHYIRAFFAEAFERMGGQLAARERGRHEITHVPARIRDRDRQAGIGAAVLTRYERVCFERNDVRRPGLPVAQLLAPGHPLLDAVVDLTVNDHSSLLKHGAVLVDPDDLSSTPRLLVASIEEIKDGRSRTVSKRFGFVELDADGVARTGGPAPYLDYAPWQPAAGDQLESLLGAEWLTAGVEDVARAWAVQHSLPDHRRDVETRVVASVARTRDAVRARLTSEINYWDGQHALLLDQESAGRQLRMRPETAYRRARDLEGRLQRRLAELDVDAALTVLPPVISGAALVIPQGLLDRWRGASVVDLAASEEARRAVERRAVDAVLAAERKLGAVPEEMPPNNPGFDVRSVRVDGSVIRIEVKGRIAGADEFSITRNEVLTAKNLGDDYRLALVEVSPEGAGADRLRYVRRPFDATGTDDFRLTRYVFVWRELWSEGGGPG from the coding sequence GTGGACGCCGAATCGCCCATCGAACGCGCACTCGCCGCAGCGCTGGAGAACCTCGTGCCGGGCGTTCGTGCCGCCGGTGTCGCGACCGCCGGAGTGGTCGACATCGTCGCCGCCCGGTGGGTAGGGACGCAGTTCCTCGAAGTCACCTACCGCGACGGTCACGGCGATGTCGGCCAGGCGATGCTCGGGCGGGACGACGAGCCTCGGCTGCGGCTGGAATCCGCCGGGACCACCCGCGCCTTCGATGCCGACGGGGCGCTGTGGCGGCTCGCGGCGGAGGCGTTGCGGATCCGGTACGCCGCGCTCTTCGACCCCATGGTCGCGGTGTCCACGTCCGAATTGGAAGCGCTGCCACACCAGCTCACCGCCGTCTACGGCGAGTTGCTGCCCCGCAGCCCGCTGCGTTTCCTCTTGGCCGACGATCCCGGCGCCGGCAAGACCATCATGGCCGGCCTCTACATCAAGGAGCTCCGGCTGCGTGGCGACCTCGCCCGTTGCCTGATCGTGGCGCCTGGATCCCTGGTCGACCAGTGGCAAGACGAGCTGCACGACAAGTTCGGTCTCGACTTCGAGGTGCTGACCCGCCCGATGATCGACGCCACCACGTTGGGGTCGAACGTCTTCGACCAGCACCCGCTGCTCATCGCCCGGATGGACCAGCTCTCGCGCAACGATGATCTGCGCGGCCAGCTCGACGGCAGCGACTGGGACCTCGTCGTCGTCGACGAAGCGCACCGCATGTCCGCGCACTACTTCGGCAACGAACTGACGACCACCAAGCGCTACGAACTCGGGCGATCGCTCGGCCGCGTCACTCGGCACCTGTTGCTCATGACGGCGACGCCGCACTCAGGCAAGCAGGAGGACTTCCAGCTCTTCCTCGCGCTGCTGGACGGGGACCGTTTCGAGGGTCGCTTCCGGGACGGGTTGCACAGCGCACAGCCCGGCGACCTGATGCGCCGCATGGTGAAAGAGGAACTGCTCACCATGGACGGTCGGCCGCTCTTCCCCGAGCGGCGCGCGTCCACGGTGCCGTACGAGCTGTCGGCGGCAGAGAAGGAGCTGTACGACGTCGTCACGGCGTACGTCCGTGAGGAAATGGGCAGGGCCGACGCGCTCGGCGAGGGCGACCGGCGCCGCACGAACGTGGGATTCGCGCTCACGGTGCTGCAACGCCGGCTGGCGTCCAGCCCGGAGGCGATCCTGCGCAGCCTGCAGCGGCGGCGCGACCGATTGGGGCGCCAGCTACAGACGATCGACCGTGACGGCTCGACTGCGGCTGCGCCGCTGCGGGATCGCTTGGCCGAGATGCTCGGCCGCGACGTCGGTCGCATCGACGACGCACTGGAGGACATGACCGCCGAGGAGGTCGAGCAGGTCGAGGACACCGTCACCGACGCGGCGACCGCGGCGCGCACGCGCACCGAACTGCAGCACGAGATCGGTGTCCTCGACGACCTGATCGAAGTGGCCCGGCGGGTGCGGCAGTCCGACACCGACCGCAAATGGACCGAGCTGCGCACCATCCTGCTGGACGAGGCGATGGTCACCGACTCCGCCGGCACACCACGGAAGATCATCGTCTTCACCGAACACAAAGACACGCTGAACTATCTCGTCGACCGGATCGGCACGTTGCTCGGCGACGACCGAACCGTCGTCGCGATTCATGGCGGCGTGCGTCGGGAGGATCGGCGCACGGCGCAGGAACTGTTCACCTCGGACCCGCAGGTGCGCATCCTCGTCGCCACCGACGCTGCCGGGGAAGGCCTGAACCTGCAGCGTGCCCACCTGATGGTGAACTACGACCTGCCGTGGAACCCGAACAAGATCGAACAGCGGTTCGGTCGGATCCACCGCATCGGCCAGACCGAGGTGTGCCACCTGTGGAACCTCGTCGCCCGCGACACCCGGGAAGGCGATGTCTTCCTGCGCTTGCTAGCCAAAGTCGACGAGCAGCGTGAAGCTTACGGCGGCAAGGTCTTCGACGTGCTCGGCGACGCCTTCGAGGGTCGGCCATTGCGAGAACTGCTGATCGAAGCGATCCGGTACGGCGACCTTCCCGAGACCCGCGAGCATCTCAACCGCGTCATCGACGCATCCGTCAACGAGGGAATCGAGGCTCTGCTCGCCGAGCGGGCACTCGAACACGACGTCCTCGCGCAAAGCGACCCCGACGAAGTCCGCCGCCGCGTCGAGGAGGCGCAGGCCAGGCGATTGCAGCCGCACTACATCCGGGCGTTCTTTGCCGAGGCGTTCGAACGCATGGGCGGGCAGCTTGCCGCTCGCGAACGCGGTCGGCACGAGATCACCCACGTCCCGGCACGAATTCGCGACCGCGACCGGCAGGCTGGAATCGGCGCTGCCGTACTCACGCGCTATGAACGGGTGTGCTTCGAGCGCAACGACGTACGCCGGCCAGGGTTGCCCGTCGCCCAGTTGCTGGCGCCGGGGCATCCGCTGCTCGACGCCGTCGTGGACCTGACCGTCAACGACCACTCGAGCCTGCTCAAGCACGGCGCGGTCCTAGTAGATCCGGATGATCTGTCGAGCACGCCGCGGCTGCTGGTGGCATCGATCGAGGAGATCAAAGACGGCCGGTCGCGGACGGTGTCCAAACGCTTCGGCTTCGTGGAACTGGACGCCGATGGCGTTGCGCGGACTGGCGGACCTGCGCCGTACCTCGACTACGCCCCGTGGCAGCCGGCCGCTGGTGACCAGCTGGAGTCGCTACTCGGCGCGGAGTGGCTCACGGCCGGTGTGGAAGACGTGGCCCGCGCGTGGGCGGTGCAGCACTCGCTGCCCGACCACCGCCGCGACGTTGAGACGCGCGTGGTGGCGTCGGTCGCGCGGACCCGAGACGCCGTGCGGGCCCGGCTCACCAGCGAAATCAACTACTGGGACGGGCAACACGCCCTGCTCCTGGACCAAGAGTCGGCAGGGCGGCAGTTGCGGATGCGCCCAGAAACGGCATACCGGCGCGCACGTGACCTTGAGGGGCGGCTGCAGCGTCGGCTGGCCGAGTTGGACGTCGACGCCGCATTGACGGTGCTGCCGCCCGTGATCTCCGGTGCGGCCCTGGTGATTCCGCAAGGACTGCTCGACCGGTGGCGAGGCGCGTCCGTGGTGGATCTCGCCGCTTCGGAGGAGGCGCGGCGGGCGGTGGAGCGGCGGGCGGTGGATGCGGTGCTCGCTGCGGAGCGGAAGTTGGGCGCGGTGCCGGAGGAGATGCCGCCGAACAACCCGGGCTTCGACGTCCGGTCGGTACGGGTCGACGGGTCGGTGATACGGATCGAGGTGAAGGGCCGCATCGCCGGGGCCGACGAGTTCAGCATCACCCGCAACGAGGTTCTGACGGCGAAGAATCTCGGCGACGACTACCGGTTGGCGCTCGTGGAGGTGTCGCCTGAGGGCGCGGGGGCGGATCGATTGCGGTATGTGCGGCGACCCTTCGATGCGACCGGGACGGACGACTTTCGGCTCACGCGGTACGTGTTTGTGTGGCGAGAGCTATGGAGCGAGGGCGGCGGCCCTGGGTAG